In Reichenbachiella agarivorans, one genomic interval encodes:
- a CDS encoding nitrite reductase — MQSFRTELENLDNPVVEQDIIDLAAKIEKFRGGDIDPDKFRSLRLARGVYGQRQPGNQMVRIKIPFGKMSVQQLRRIADISTEYGGGNLHATTRQDIQIHYVSLDRTPELWAKLEQDDITLREACGNTVRNVTASPIAGIDPNEPFDVSPYAHATFKYFLRNPICQAMGRKFKISFSSSEKDTGISFIHDIGFIPKIKKVDGKDVRGFKVMIGGGLGAQPSPAVKAYDFLEEDQIIPFTEAMLRVFDRYGERKSRVKARFKFLLAAIGIDEVMRLIQEEWKALSTKSYKIDTNAMESPVLPASMAFSDKALINPEKFQLWKETNVHPQKQDGYYYVEVKVPNGDIKSPKAHAFGDIVAKYAADDIRVTVNQGYILRYVREDSLKSLFTELDDLNLANPGFDSTADIIACAGTDTCNLGISNSTRVALELEKVIETEYPDLIKNNDIKIKISGCPNSCGHHGIASIGFHGSSLRNKATKKVLPAVQVLLGGGIDSDGNGFIAEKVIKVPSKKAPDVLRVLFNDYDDNANEGEYYAAYFQRQGKDYFYQLLKFLADTENVVASDYIDWGKEEQFAVETEVGECAGVIIDLFATLMYEAEEKSVWAKQAYDLGSIADSIYHAYNVFINGAKALLVDKGVVVNTQAGIMKSFDEEFGSEFSSVVGSSFEEFVLRINQNEPTPAWAEQFIAEADAFLAKVKEVQVKEAEAV; from the coding sequence ATGCAAAGTTTCAGAACAGAACTCGAGAATCTTGACAATCCAGTTGTCGAGCAAGACATCATCGATCTCGCTGCAAAAATCGAAAAATTCAGAGGAGGAGATATTGATCCAGACAAATTTAGAAGCCTCAGACTAGCACGAGGTGTATATGGTCAGCGTCAGCCAGGCAACCAAATGGTCAGAATCAAGATACCTTTCGGTAAAATGTCGGTGCAGCAACTCCGAAGAATTGCAGACATCTCTACCGAGTACGGTGGAGGCAATCTACATGCTACGACTAGACAAGATATCCAGATTCACTATGTGAGCTTGGATCGTACCCCTGAGTTGTGGGCCAAACTAGAGCAGGATGATATTACCTTGAGAGAGGCATGTGGCAACACTGTCAGAAACGTAACAGCCTCACCGATCGCAGGTATCGATCCCAACGAGCCATTTGACGTGTCTCCTTATGCTCACGCTACTTTCAAATACTTTTTGAGAAATCCTATTTGCCAAGCAATGGGTAGAAAATTCAAAATTTCCTTCTCATCTAGCGAAAAAGATACAGGGATTTCATTCATCCATGACATTGGTTTCATCCCAAAAATCAAGAAAGTAGACGGCAAAGATGTGCGCGGCTTCAAAGTCATGATTGGTGGCGGATTAGGCGCACAACCTTCTCCAGCGGTCAAAGCTTACGACTTCTTAGAGGAAGATCAAATCATTCCTTTTACAGAAGCCATGCTCCGAGTATTTGACAGATATGGTGAGAGAAAGAGTAGAGTAAAGGCTCGATTCAAGTTTTTGTTGGCGGCCATTGGGATCGACGAAGTGATGAGATTGATCCAAGAAGAATGGAAAGCCCTGAGCACAAAAAGCTACAAAATAGACACCAACGCGATGGAAAGCCCAGTACTTCCAGCGTCGATGGCATTTTCTGATAAAGCACTAATCAATCCTGAGAAATTCCAATTGTGGAAAGAAACCAACGTGCACCCGCAGAAACAAGATGGCTACTACTATGTAGAAGTCAAAGTGCCTAATGGTGACATCAAATCACCTAAAGCACACGCATTTGGTGACATAGTTGCGAAATACGCAGCGGATGACATTCGTGTGACGGTCAACCAAGGATATATATTGAGATATGTTCGTGAGGACAGCTTGAAATCACTGTTTACCGAGCTAGACGATCTTAACTTGGCCAATCCAGGTTTTGACAGTACAGCAGACATCATCGCATGTGCAGGTACTGACACATGTAATTTGGGTATTTCTAACTCTACCAGAGTTGCCTTGGAGCTAGAAAAAGTAATCGAGACAGAATATCCTGATTTGATCAAAAACAATGACATCAAAATCAAAATCAGTGGATGTCCTAACTCATGTGGTCACCATGGGATAGCTTCTATTGGCTTCCATGGTTCATCATTGAGAAACAAAGCAACCAAAAAGGTATTACCTGCTGTGCAAGTATTGCTAGGTGGTGGAATCGACTCAGACGGCAATGGCTTCATCGCCGAGAAAGTCATCAAAGTACCAAGTAAGAAGGCACCAGATGTGTTGAGAGTGTTGTTCAACGACTATGATGACAATGCCAACGAAGGTGAATACTATGCTGCATACTTTCAGAGACAAGGCAAAGACTACTTCTACCAATTGTTGAAATTCCTCGCTGATACAGAAAATGTCGTAGCGTCAGATTACATCGACTGGGGCAAAGAAGAACAGTTTGCAGTAGAGACTGAGGTTGGAGAATGTGCTGGTGTGATCATCGACTTGTTCGCTACCTTGATGTACGAAGCAGAAGAGAAATCAGTTTGGGCAAAACAAGCTTACGATCTTGGCAGCATCGCTGATTCAATCTACCATGCTTACAATGTCTTCATCAACGGAGCAAAAGCGTTATTGGTAGACAAAGGTGTAGTCGTCAATACACAGGCTGGCATCATGAAAAGCTTTGACGAAGAATTTGGCTCTGAGTTCTCTAGTGTAGTAGGATCATCTTTTGAAGAATTCGTATTGAGAATCAATCAAAATGAACCTACCCCTGCATGGGCAGAGCAGTTCATCGCAGAAGCAGATGCATTCTTAGCCAAAGTCAAAGAAGTACAGGTCAAAGAAGCCGAAGCGGTTTAA
- the cobA gene encoding uroporphyrinogen-III C-methyltransferase, translating into MPRKAKLTLVGAGPGDPELITLKGIRALKDADVVLYDALANEELLAYCKESAIKTFVGKRAGFHVYQQDQINEAIVSEAKAHGHVVRLKGGDPYVFGRGHEELEYAEAHGLEVELIPGITSAISVPALNQIPLTRRGYNESFWVLTAVKSDGSLAADLELATQSTATVVILMGMKKLPAILDVFIKHGKKDTPAAVIQNGSRPDKKIVIGKVDTLAQLVLDNDLQSPAIIVIGQTVHLGEAKLKKEMETLDLSQR; encoded by the coding sequence ATGCCTAGAAAAGCCAAATTGACACTCGTAGGTGCAGGACCCGGTGATCCAGAGCTCATCACACTCAAAGGAATCAGAGCCCTCAAAGATGCAGATGTCGTGCTATATGATGCCCTTGCCAACGAAGAGTTACTAGCATATTGCAAGGAATCGGCGATCAAAACTTTTGTTGGCAAACGTGCTGGATTTCACGTCTACCAGCAGGATCAGATCAATGAAGCCATTGTCTCTGAAGCCAAAGCACACGGCCATGTGGTGAGGCTCAAAGGAGGTGATCCCTATGTCTTCGGCAGAGGCCATGAGGAGCTAGAATATGCTGAGGCACATGGCTTGGAAGTGGAATTAATCCCTGGGATTACCAGTGCGATCTCTGTGCCTGCCTTGAACCAAATCCCACTGACACGTCGGGGATACAATGAAAGCTTTTGGGTGCTGACTGCTGTCAAAAGTGACGGTAGCCTAGCCGCAGACCTAGAGCTAGCCACACAATCAACCGCTACGGTAGTGATATTGATGGGAATGAAAAAACTGCCTGCGATTTTGGATGTTTTCATCAAGCATGGCAAAAAAGACACGCCAGCTGCCGTCATACAAAATGGATCCAGACCTGACAAAAAAATCGTGATTGGAAAAGTAGACACACTGGCTCAGCTCGTATTGGACAATGACCTGCAGTCTCCCGCCATCATTGTCATCGGACAGACAGTGCATCTCGGTGAGGCCAAGCTCAAGAAAGAAATGGAAACCCTAGATTTGTCTCAGCGTTAA
- a CDS encoding precorrin-2 dehydrogenase/sirohydrochlorin ferrochelatase family protein — MSTTDTGNNLFPVFFKLEEMNLLIVGGGYVGWEKLSVVINNSPKTKIKLVAKEMGQEVIDLAMEYPNITLLEKAFEESDLEGINLVIVGINDPDASSSIQLICRQKNILVNVADKPSLCDFYLGSVVKKGDLKIAISTNGKSPTVAKRMRELLTDVIPDTIDEVLQNMTEIRDKLKGDFDYKVNKLNEITKSWKNGKG; from the coding sequence ATGAGTACTACAGACACAGGCAACAACCTTTTTCCCGTATTCTTCAAACTCGAAGAAATGAATCTGCTGATCGTAGGAGGTGGATACGTGGGTTGGGAAAAGCTCTCCGTCGTGATCAACAACAGTCCGAAAACCAAGATCAAACTAGTAGCCAAAGAAATGGGGCAAGAAGTAATCGATTTGGCAATGGAATACCCCAACATCACCCTACTCGAAAAAGCATTTGAAGAAAGTGACCTGGAGGGCATCAACCTAGTCATCGTAGGCATCAATGATCCAGATGCCAGCAGCAGCATCCAATTGATCTGCCGTCAAAAAAACATTCTAGTTAATGTAGCAGACAAGCCTTCCCTCTGTGATTTTTATCTAGGCTCTGTCGTGAAGAAAGGTGACTTAAAAATCGCCATCTCCACCAACGGAAAATCACCTACGGTGGCCAAACGCATGCGTGAGTTACTCACCGACGTGATCCCAGACACCATCGACGAAGTCCTCCAAAACATGACCGAAATCCGCGACAAGCTCAAGGGAGACTTTGACTACAAGGTGAACAAACTCAATGAAATCACCAAGAGCTGGAAAAATGGTAAAGGATAG
- the msrB gene encoding peptide-methionine (R)-S-oxide reductase MsrB translates to MKYLSILFILIITACSSQGQDSKQKKTSYAINKTDEQWKSELSELEYSILREKGTERPWTGKYNDHKEVGLYVCAACGNPLFESDTKFDSHCGWPSYFQYATDSSVVETPDYSHGMTRIEITCARCGGHLGHVFNDGPPPTGLRYCINSVSLDFMKEK, encoded by the coding sequence ATGAAGTATCTAAGCATCCTTTTCATCCTGATCATCACGGCCTGTAGTTCTCAAGGACAGGATTCCAAACAAAAAAAGACTAGCTATGCCATCAACAAAACTGACGAGCAATGGAAAAGCGAACTCAGCGAGTTGGAATATTCTATCCTAAGAGAAAAAGGAACGGAGCGCCCCTGGACTGGCAAATACAATGATCACAAAGAAGTAGGCCTTTATGTCTGTGCTGCTTGTGGAAATCCATTGTTCGAATCAGACACCAAATTTGATTCACACTGTGGTTGGCCCAGTTATTTTCAATATGCTACTGATAGCAGTGTGGTCGAAACTCCCGATTACTCGCATGGCATGACCCGTATCGAAATTACCTGCGCACGTTGTGGAGGGCATTTAGGTCATGTCTTCAACGATGGCCCTCCCCCGACCGGTCTGCGTTACTGCATCAATTCTGTGTCTTTGGATTTTATGAAAGAAAAGTGA
- a CDS encoding DUF4834 family protein: MRVFLGKVANQSRQQSSQQYQQRQPADGNVHIDYVPKKGKEKEEKYFKGGDYVDYEEVK, encoded by the coding sequence ATGAGGGTGTTTCTTGGCAAAGTTGCCAATCAGAGCAGACAACAATCGTCACAGCAATACCAGCAAAGACAGCCTGCAGATGGGAACGTCCATATTGATTACGTCCCTAAGAAGGGTAAAGAGAAGGAGGAAAAATACTTCAAGGGTGGCGATTATGTAGATTACGAAGAGGTAAAATAA
- the carB gene encoding carbamoyl-phosphate synthase large subunit: MPKDNSIKSVLIIGSGPIVIGQACEFDYAGSQAARSLREEGIEVTLINSNPATIMTDKVTADNVYLKPLTKASIREILEKHKIDAVLPTMGGQTALNLAMDCDKAGIWKKHNVRVIGSNFDAIETTEDREKFRMKMEEIGVGVCKGRTATSFLEGKEIAQEIGFPLIIRSSYTLGGAGGGFVEKPEDFDRALNDGLHASPIHEVLIEQSIMGWKEYELEIMRDSIGNFIVICSIENFDPMGVHTGDSITVAPAMTLPDTVYQKMRNHAIKMISSIGEFAGGCNVQFSVSPENDDIIAIEINPRVSRSSALASKATGYPIAKIAAKLAIGYNLDELQNQITKNTSAFFEPSIDYVIVKVPRWNFDKFKGADRHLGLQMKSVGEAMGIGRNFQEALQKACQSLEIKRNGLGADGRELKSHDELLYSLKNPSWNRLFHIYDAFKLGIPYKTIRNLTKIDPWFLYQIEELIALEKEIEKYTLATIPKDLLVTAKKKGYADRQLGHLMSCLESEVFAKREELGIRRTYKLVDTCAAEFDAATPYYYSTFEDENESIPSDKKKIIVLGSGPNRIGQGIEFDYSCVHGILAAKECGYETIMINCNPETVSTDFDIADKLYFEPVFWEHIYEIIQLEKPEGVIVQLGGQTALKLAEKLSKYGIKIIGTSFEALDLAEDRGSFSTLLQENNIPYPEFGVIENADEALELAKTIGFPMLVRPSYVLGGQGMKIVINEEELEEHVVEIFRTIPGNRVLLDHFLENAQEAEADAICDGEDVYIIGIMQHIEPAGIHSGDSFAVLPPYNLGDLVIRKIEEYTKKIALALNTVGLINIQFAIKDDQVYIIEANPRASRTVPFICKAYDEPYVNYATKVMLGEKKVKDFTFNPKKHGYAIKEPVFSFNKFPNVNKELGPEMKSTGEAIYFIDDLMDDYFLKLYSERNLYLSR; this comes from the coding sequence ATGCCAAAGGACAATAGCATCAAATCAGTATTAATAATTGGAAGTGGACCCATCGTGATAGGCCAGGCATGTGAATTCGATTATGCGGGATCACAAGCTGCTAGATCGCTCAGAGAAGAAGGGATCGAGGTTACCTTGATCAACTCTAACCCGGCAACTATCATGACTGACAAAGTCACTGCCGATAATGTGTACCTCAAGCCATTGACCAAAGCATCGATCAGAGAGATCCTCGAAAAGCATAAAATCGATGCGGTACTGCCCACTATGGGTGGCCAGACAGCACTCAACCTAGCGATGGACTGTGACAAAGCAGGAATCTGGAAAAAGCACAATGTCCGTGTGATTGGATCCAATTTTGACGCCATCGAGACTACCGAAGACAGAGAGAAGTTTAGAATGAAAATGGAGGAGATAGGTGTAGGAGTCTGTAAGGGACGTACCGCTACTTCATTTTTGGAAGGAAAAGAAATAGCACAAGAAATAGGTTTTCCATTGATCATCAGATCGTCTTACACCCTCGGTGGAGCTGGTGGAGGTTTTGTGGAAAAACCAGAAGATTTTGACAGAGCACTCAATGACGGTCTGCACGCATCTCCAATCCATGAGGTATTGATCGAGCAAAGTATCATGGGATGGAAAGAATACGAGTTGGAGATCATGAGAGACAGCATTGGCAATTTTATTGTCATCTGCTCGATCGAAAACTTCGATCCAATGGGTGTACACACAGGTGATTCTATCACTGTGGCACCAGCGATGACCCTACCAGATACGGTGTATCAGAAGATGCGTAACCACGCAATCAAAATGATCAGCTCCATCGGAGAGTTTGCTGGTGGATGTAACGTACAGTTCTCTGTCAGCCCTGAGAATGATGACATCATCGCGATTGAGATCAACCCTCGGGTATCAAGATCGTCTGCTTTGGCATCTAAGGCCACAGGTTATCCGATTGCTAAAATTGCAGCAAAATTGGCCATTGGCTACAATTTGGATGAGTTGCAGAATCAAATCACCAAAAACACTTCTGCCTTCTTCGAACCTTCTATTGATTATGTGATTGTGAAGGTGCCAAGATGGAACTTTGACAAGTTCAAAGGAGCGGATAGACACCTGGGTCTGCAGATGAAATCTGTAGGCGAGGCAATGGGTATCGGCAGAAACTTCCAAGAGGCACTACAAAAGGCGTGTCAGTCTTTGGAGATCAAACGAAATGGATTGGGCGCAGATGGCCGTGAATTAAAATCTCATGACGAACTGTTGTACAGTTTGAAAAACCCTAGCTGGAACAGATTGTTCCACATCTATGATGCGTTCAAACTAGGGATTCCTTACAAGACGATCAGAAACTTAACCAAGATTGATCCTTGGTTCTTGTACCAAATAGAAGAATTGATCGCCCTAGAAAAGGAGATCGAAAAATATACATTAGCGACCATTCCTAAGGACCTGTTAGTGACTGCCAAAAAGAAAGGTTACGCGGACAGACAGCTAGGTCATCTGATGAGTTGTTTAGAAAGCGAGGTATTCGCCAAGAGGGAGGAATTGGGCATAAGACGTACTTACAAACTGGTAGACACCTGTGCTGCCGAGTTTGATGCTGCTACGCCTTATTATTACTCTACATTCGAGGATGAAAACGAATCGATTCCTTCGGATAAGAAGAAAATCATTGTGTTGGGCTCAGGACCCAATAGGATCGGACAGGGTATCGAGTTTGACTACTCTTGTGTACATGGCATCCTAGCTGCCAAAGAGTGCGGTTATGAAACGATCATGATCAACTGTAACCCAGAGACTGTATCTACAGACTTTGATATTGCTGACAAGCTCTACTTTGAGCCAGTTTTCTGGGAACATATCTATGAAATCATCCAATTAGAGAAGCCAGAGGGGGTAATCGTACAGCTGGGTGGACAGACTGCCTTGAAACTGGCAGAGAAGTTGTCTAAGTATGGCATCAAAATCATAGGCACAAGCTTCGAAGCGTTAGATTTGGCAGAAGACAGAGGTTCATTCTCTACCTTGCTACAAGAAAACAACATTCCCTACCCAGAGTTTGGCGTGATCGAAAACGCTGACGAAGCATTGGAACTCGCTAAAACCATTGGTTTCCCTATGTTGGTAAGACCGTCTTATGTACTAGGAGGTCAGGGAATGAAAATCGTGATCAATGAAGAAGAGCTGGAAGAGCACGTGGTGGAAATCTTCAGAACCATCCCAGGCAACAGAGTGCTATTGGATCACTTCCTCGAAAATGCACAAGAAGCTGAGGCAGATGCAATCTGTGATGGCGAGGATGTGTACATCATCGGTATCATGCAGCATATAGAGCCGGCAGGGATTCATTCAGGTGATTCATTTGCGGTCTTGCCTCCATACAACTTGGGAGATCTCGTGATCAGAAAGATCGAAGAATACACCAAGAAAATTGCTTTGGCTCTCAATACGGTCGGTTTGATCAACATCCAGTTTGCCATCAAAGATGATCAAGTGTATATCATCGAGGCGAATCCTAGAGCGTCGAGAACTGTACCTTTCATTTGCAAAGCTTATGATGAGCCTTATGTGAACTATGCTACCAAAGTGATGTTGGGAGAGAAGAAAGTGAAGGATTTTACTTTCAATCCTAAAAAACACGGCTATGCGATCAAGGAACCCGTTTTCTCGTTCAACAAATTCCCGAATGTCAACAAGGAGTTGGGACCAGAGATGAAATCTACAGGGGAAGCAATTTATTTCATTGACGACTTGATGGATGATTACTTCCTAAAATTGTACAGTGAACGAAACCTTTATTTGAGTCGATAA
- a CDS encoding AsmA family protein: MKKLLIILGSLFAIIIALLVLIPIIFKDDIKQAVDDAIAENINAKVYYDEDGFSLSLIKNFPNFTLGIDNFGIVGKAPFEKDTLLSVAAFAFEIDVMSVIKGEKIQINSILLDQPEITVLVLPDGTANYDIAIANDEVDTVAEDTTAATAFNIAIKKWEIKDANIVYIDQSMQITTTLLGLNHSGSGDFTQDIFDLTTTTNIMAWSMSMEGVDYLSSKSFDADITLSMDLPNAKYTFKENKIAISDFVIGLDGYVAMPGEDIDMDLTFGGQDISIKSILSLIPGVYQEYLTGVETSGNITFEGTAKGIYNDKRLPDVTASLNVDNGKVKYADYPIPIEKLTIKTKLNVPGENMDNMTFAMPVFSMLLDGETVTAKLFFSNLKNYTWDFAMNGSLDLEKLLKVVPIDGMNLKGLVTADFSTSGNMKMVDEERYDEIPAEGSLALKGFEMISADLPQGFSINKTSMTFSPRNIALKEFDAKLGRSDIQMNGNLSNFIAYALSEDAVLQGNLNFTSNTFDLDEWMTEEEEVVVDTTSAALEVIRIPTNLDFVLVSKINTILYDSMVIKDLDGLITVREGIAKLNNVDFNLLDGEFTMNGTYNSAKEQPYFDFGFNIKDLSIPKSYETFNTVKKLAPVAKNITGKFSADLTVSGNMGSDMMPIYEHLNGKGVIQIGDAALKGDNLMKAVSAVSKFSGDEIAMKDLKLKVEIKEGRLYVDPFDVSMQGQKATVYGSNGIDGSLDYNINTLVKTGAAGEAVNSMLAQYTGGKNIIGETMLVKLKVGGTYEKPKVSIAGTESAGGQSPQAALKDAAKAEIDKQIKAAEEQAKAELEKQKKIAEQKAKEEIDKQKAAAEKAAEEAAKKAAEDAKKKAVKSLKKMF; this comes from the coding sequence ATGAAAAAGCTACTGATCATTTTAGGATCTCTCTTTGCTATTATTATCGCACTACTCGTGCTGATTCCGATTATTTTTAAGGATGACATCAAGCAAGCGGTCGATGACGCCATCGCCGAAAACATCAACGCCAAGGTCTACTACGACGAAGACGGATTCTCACTCTCGTTGATCAAAAACTTCCCCAACTTCACATTGGGTATTGACAACTTTGGGATCGTAGGTAAGGCTCCATTCGAAAAAGACACACTACTCAGTGTGGCAGCATTTGCCTTTGAGATCGATGTGATGTCTGTCATCAAGGGAGAAAAAATTCAAATCAATTCGATCCTACTCGACCAACCCGAAATCACCGTACTCGTGCTGCCTGACGGCACAGCCAACTACGACATTGCTATCGCCAACGACGAGGTGGATACTGTGGCGGAAGACACCACCGCAGCGACTGCCTTTAACATCGCTATCAAGAAATGGGAAATCAAAGACGCTAACATCGTTTACATCGATCAATCGATGCAGATCACCACGACACTCTTGGGTCTCAACCACAGTGGTAGCGGGGATTTCACCCAAGACATCTTTGACCTGACCACCACGACCAACATCATGGCTTGGTCGATGAGTATGGAAGGTGTGGATTACCTCAGTAGCAAATCTTTTGATGCTGACATCACCTTGAGTATGGATTTACCCAATGCTAAATACACCTTCAAGGAAAATAAAATTGCAATCAGTGATTTCGTCATTGGACTGGATGGCTATGTGGCCATGCCAGGAGAAGACATCGATATGGATTTGACTTTCGGGGGACAAGATATTTCGATCAAAAGCATCTTGTCGCTGATCCCAGGAGTATACCAGGAATACTTGACAGGAGTAGAAACCAGTGGCAATATCACTTTTGAAGGGACTGCCAAAGGCATCTACAACGACAAACGACTCCCAGATGTCACTGCCTCGCTCAATGTAGACAACGGCAAAGTGAAATATGCCGACTACCCCATTCCGATCGAAAAATTAACCATCAAAACAAAGCTCAACGTACCTGGCGAAAACATGGACAACATGACTTTTGCTATGCCCGTCTTCTCGATGCTCCTAGATGGTGAGACAGTCACCGCGAAGCTCTTCTTTAGCAACCTCAAAAACTACACGTGGGACTTTGCCATGAATGGCAGCTTGGATTTGGAAAAACTCCTGAAGGTAGTACCGATCGACGGTATGAACCTCAAAGGTCTAGTCACAGCGGATTTTAGCACATCGGGCAACATGAAAATGGTGGATGAAGAACGCTACGATGAGATTCCTGCTGAGGGCTCCTTGGCACTTAAAGGGTTCGAAATGATCAGTGCTGACCTACCACAGGGCTTTAGCATCAACAAAACATCCATGACGTTCTCTCCCAGAAACATTGCCTTGAAAGAGTTTGATGCCAAATTGGGAAGAAGTGACATCCAGATGAATGGTAACCTATCCAATTTCATCGCCTATGCACTGAGCGAAGATGCAGTCTTGCAAGGCAATCTGAACTTCACCTCCAATACCTTTGATCTGGATGAATGGATGACAGAGGAAGAAGAAGTAGTCGTAGACACCACAAGTGCCGCACTAGAGGTAATCAGAATCCCTACAAACTTGGATTTCGTTTTAGTATCCAAAATCAACACGATACTGTATGACAGTATGGTAATCAAAGATCTCGATGGACTGATCACAGTCAGAGAAGGGATCGCCAAACTCAACAACGTGGACTTCAACCTCCTCGATGGTGAATTCACAATGAATGGAACCTACAACTCAGCCAAAGAGCAACCCTATTTCGATTTCGGATTCAATATCAAAGATTTGTCAATCCCAAAATCCTACGAAACCTTCAATACGGTGAAAAAACTTGCGCCTGTGGCTAAAAACATTACAGGCAAGTTCTCTGCTGATCTCACGGTGTCTGGCAACATGGGCAGCGACATGATGCCCATCTATGAACATCTCAATGGCAAAGGCGTCATCCAAATAGGTGATGCTGCACTCAAAGGAGACAATCTGATGAAAGCCGTTTCTGCTGTGTCCAAATTCAGCGGAGATGAAATCGCAATGAAGGACCTCAAGCTAAAGGTAGAAATCAAAGAAGGTAGATTGTATGTCGATCCTTTTGATGTCTCCATGCAAGGTCAAAAAGCAACTGTCTATGGGTCTAATGGTATAGACGGTTCACTGGATTACAATATCAATACCTTGGTGAAGACAGGAGCTGCTGGCGAGGCTGTCAACTCCATGCTGGCACAATACACTGGAGGCAAAAATATAATAGGAGAAACCATGCTCGTCAAACTAAAAGTAGGCGGTACCTATGAAAAACCCAAGGTCAGTATTGCAGGTACAGAATCTGCTGGTGGACAATCCCCTCAGGCCGCACTCAAAGATGCAGCCAAAGCAGAAATAGACAAGCAAATCAAAGCAGCTGAAGAACAGGCCAAAGCCGAGCTCGAAAAACAAAAGAAAATAGCCGAACAAAAAGCAAAAGAGGAAATCGACAAGCAGAAAGCAGCCGCAGAAAAAGCCGCCGAAGAAGCAGCCAAAAAAGCAGCAGAAGACGCTAAGAAGAAAGCGGTCAAATCACTCAAAAAAATGTTCTAA
- a CDS encoding carboxypeptidase-like regulatory domain-containing protein, which yields MNKIALTLLLLVCGCMPGLCQKILVNGSVIDGNSLETLRDVHVYVELTSGTYTDIDGNFRLYVMAGDTISFSLLGYEVVEVGINDSTETQNMIISLKTSTIILNDVQINSMYQANTMIRNPRLSQMQVNGVYAKPKTEADDYNLGVGGAIFSPATAIYRMASKTYKQEKRLYNENQGRAEDAQTYAIAKAKMDEVLEMMGQRLDEYYYVDFIKYSGMTIESFARREIYDLLQLMPESLDRYYDYLDEKLKKLQAEQSNEE from the coding sequence ATGAATAAAATTGCCCTTACATTATTGTTGTTAGTCTGTGGATGTATGCCTGGTCTGTGTCAAAAAATCCTCGTCAATGGATCGGTCATCGATGGCAATAGTCTAGAGACCCTGCGTGATGTACATGTCTATGTAGAATTGACCTCAGGCACCTATACTGACATAGATGGCAATTTCCGACTGTATGTCATGGCGGGAGACACAATCAGCTTTTCGCTGCTAGGCTATGAAGTGGTCGAGGTTGGTATCAATGACAGCACCGAGACCCAAAACATGATCATTAGTCTCAAGACATCCACCATCATCCTCAATGACGTACAGATCAACAGCATGTATCAGGCGAATACCATGATCCGAAACCCACGGCTCAGTCAGATGCAAGTCAACGGTGTATATGCCAAACCCAAGACAGAAGCCGATGATTATAACTTAGGCGTGGGTGGTGCCATCTTTAGCCCTGCTACTGCAATCTATCGCATGGCCAGCAAAACTTATAAGCAGGAAAAGCGACTTTATAATGAAAATCAAGGCCGTGCAGAAGATGCGCAAACTTACGCCATCGCCAAGGCCAAGATGGATGAAGTGCTAGAGATGATGGGACAGCGACTGGACGAGTACTACTATGTGGATTTCATCAAGTACTCTGGCATGACGATAGAGTCCTTTGCTAGGAGAGAGATATATGATCTGCTACAGCTCATGCCCGAGAGTCTAGATCGCTACTACGACTATCTGGATGAGAAACTCAAAAAGCTACAAGCCGAACAAAGCAACGAAGAGTAA